From the genome of Vicia villosa cultivar HV-30 ecotype Madison, WI linkage group LG2, Vvil1.0, whole genome shotgun sequence, one region includes:
- the LOC131652931 gene encoding probable dolichyl pyrophosphate Man9GlcNAc2 alpha-1,3-glucosyltransferase, with protein sequence MTNKTKKKHTTTSTTTYDDVNNDNIWSSLIHKGTPTTFTTIALFAFLIRFLVALYPYSGLGNPPKFGDFEAQRHWMEITINLPIREWYRNGTNNDLSYWGLDYPPLTAYQSWIHGVLLRRFHPSSVSLFSSRGHESYLGKQLMRWTVISSDALIFFPAVLYFIIAHYNQPSRSRKTDIAWHITMLLLNPCLILIDHGHFQYNCISLGFTIAAVAAILSGKDLVGSVLYCLALNHKQMSTYFAPAFFGHLLGKCLRREHPVLEVSKLGFVVLGTFAAVWWPYLYSTNSFLEVLSRLAPFERGIFEDYVANFWCATSILIKWKRLFTTGPLKLISFSATIISCFPSMVQQIKSPSNKGFLYALLNSSLSFYLFSFQVHEKSILLPLLPATMLALEEPFIFKWFMKFAMLSMFPLICRDGLIVPYFALLALFILVLNTPGQRRVKENNNYVYNYLGTTTIRLILFCSLILHIVYLTMQAPKKYPFLFEAMIMNLCFSQFVIVTIGCNVKQWMLNKNVKLDEIEKKHI encoded by the exons ATGACaaacaaaacaaagaagaaacacacgacaacatcaacaacaacctaCGACGATGTAAACAACGACAACATCTGGTCTTCCTTAATCCACAAAGGAACACcaacaacattcacaacaatcgcTTTATTCGCATTCCTGATCCGTTTCTTAGTAGCGCTATACCCTTATTCAGGCCTCGGAAACCCACCGAAATTCGGAGATTTTGAAGCGCAGAGACATTGGATGGAGATAACAATCAATTTACCGATTCGTGAATGGTATAGAAATGGAACGAATAATGATTTGAGTTATTGGGGTCTTGATTATCCTCCTCTCACTGCTTACCAGAGCTGGATTCATGGAGTTTTGCTTCGACGTTTTCATCCCAGTTCTGTTTCGCTTTTCAGTTCAAGAGGTCATGAATCGTATCTCGG AAAACAACTGATGAGGTGGACAGTGATATCTTCCGATGCTCTGATATTCTTTCCAGCAGTTTTGTACTTTATTATTGCTCATTATAATCAACCTTCACGGAGCCGCAAAACTGATATAGCATGGCATATTACCATGCTTTTGCTAAACCCATGTTTGATCTTAATCGATCACGGCCATTTTCAG TACAACTGTATCAGCTTGGGCTTTACTATTGCAGCTGTTGCTGCTATCCTCTCTGGGAAAGATCTTGTTGGCTCTGTTCTTTATTGTTTAGCCCTAAATCATAAACAG ATGAGTACATATTTTGCGCCTGCTTTTTTCGGCCATCTACTTGGCAAATGCCTGAGACGTGAACATCCTGTCCTTGAGGTGTCAAAACTAGGATTTGTCGTCTTAGGAACCTTTGCAGCGGTGTGGTGGCCTTATCTTTATTCAACAAATTCCTTTCTGGAG GTCCTCTCTCGTCTCGCCCCCTTCGAAAGAGGAATATTTGAGGATTATGTGGCCAATTTTTGGTGTGCCACTTCAATTCTCATAAAGTGGAAGAGATTGTTTACAACAGGGCCACTAAAACTTATCAGCTTCTCTGCAACAATCATTTCATGTTTTCCTTCAATGGTTCAACAAATAAAGTCTCCAAGTAATAAAGGATTCCTGTATGCACTGCTCAACAGTTCTCTCTCATTTTACCTGTTTTCTTTTCAAG TGCATGAAAAGTCCATTTTGCTGCCACTTCTTCCAGCAACCATGCTGGCCCTGGAAGAGCCCTTTATTTTTAAGTGGTTCATGAAATTCGCAATGCTCTCCATGTTCCCTCTAATCTGTCGTGACGGCTTGATTGTTCCATATTTCGCTCTACTCGCTCTCTTCATCCTGGTACTCAACACACCCGGTCAACGCAGAGTTAAAGAGAACAACAACTATGTTTATAACTATTTAGGCACAACAACGATTCGccttattttattttgttctttaatTCTTCACATAGTTTATTTGACAATGCAAGCTCCTAAGAAGTATCCTTTTCTTTTTGAAGCAATGATTATGAATCTGTGTTTCTCTCAGTTTGTGATTGTAACTATTGGTTGCAATGTAAAGCAATGGATGTTAAACAAAAATGTCAAATTAGATGAAATAGAAAAGAAGCACATTTGA